Proteins encoded by one window of Streptomyces sp. NBC_01477:
- a CDS encoding ABC transporter substrate-binding protein encodes MRRRSLLTGAAATAAAAGSAAVVSGCGSSAGAGVPTLDFLSLAWQEESVKTNKALVAQWNDQHPEVQVRYVQGSWDDVHDQLLTSFEGGTAPDIIHDEGNDLTDFGSGGYLADLAPLLPAATRGRIPSAVWDMARVGGGLYGVPFLQEPRVLIANRTLLAKAGIGLPDAAKPWTWQEFEDIAKELSHTGGGSAERYGIAWPMSSPVSVTLNLALTTGGRILYRKDDGRTEVRLEQADSAFAELVRRQVGADRSAPATALGMSGGDALPGFFAGRYAMLPLNLSYRQQIQQQAPAHFDWVTLPLPVGAGAPDGGRAQGVSPQTLSVSKDCGHKASAAAFIDFMTRTDHLVELARGDWMAPTGTDALRDPSITTDKLGWNTGMSVAAHLVASPALGRRGYPEWSDKVATPALQQFFSGGIGLDTLRKKLVRDGNRVFDRYRT; translated from the coding sequence ATGCGCCGCCGCAGCCTGCTCACCGGCGCCGCGGCCACCGCCGCTGCCGCCGGCTCCGCCGCCGTAGTGTCCGGCTGCGGTTCGTCGGCCGGGGCGGGCGTGCCCACCCTGGACTTCCTGTCACTGGCCTGGCAGGAGGAGTCGGTCAAGACCAACAAGGCGCTGGTGGCGCAGTGGAACGACCAGCACCCCGAGGTGCAGGTCCGCTATGTGCAGGGCAGTTGGGACGACGTCCACGACCAGCTGCTCACCTCCTTCGAGGGCGGAACCGCGCCCGACATCATCCACGACGAGGGCAACGACCTCACCGACTTCGGCTCCGGCGGCTACCTCGCCGACCTGGCGCCCCTGCTGCCCGCGGCCACGCGCGGCCGTATCCCGTCCGCGGTCTGGGACATGGCCCGCGTCGGCGGCGGGCTCTACGGGGTGCCGTTCCTCCAGGAGCCGCGGGTCCTGATCGCCAACCGCACCCTGCTGGCCAAGGCGGGCATCGGCCTGCCGGACGCCGCGAAGCCCTGGACCTGGCAGGAGTTCGAGGACATCGCCAAGGAGCTGTCGCACACGGGCGGCGGCTCGGCCGAGCGCTACGGCATCGCCTGGCCGATGAGTTCACCGGTCAGCGTGACGCTGAATCTGGCGCTGACCACCGGCGGCCGGATCCTCTACCGCAAGGACGACGGGCGTACCGAAGTGCGCCTGGAACAGGCCGATTCGGCCTTCGCGGAGCTGGTACGCCGCCAGGTCGGCGCCGACAGGTCGGCGCCCGCCACCGCGCTGGGCATGAGCGGCGGCGACGCGCTGCCCGGCTTCTTCGCCGGGCGTTACGCGATGCTGCCGCTCAACCTGTCCTACCGGCAGCAGATACAGCAGCAGGCGCCGGCCCACTTCGACTGGGTCACCCTGCCGCTGCCGGTCGGCGCCGGCGCCCCGGACGGCGGGCGCGCCCAGGGCGTCAGCCCGCAGACGCTGTCGGTGTCCAAGGACTGCGGGCACAAGGCGTCGGCGGCGGCCTTCATCGACTTCATGACGCGGACCGACCATCTGGTGGAACTGGCCAGGGGCGACTGGATGGCCCCGACCGGCACCGACGCCCTGCGCGACCCGTCGATCACCACGGACAAGCTCGGCTGGAACACCGGGATGTCGGTGGCCGCGCACCTGGTGGCGTCCCCGGCGCTGGGCCGGCGCGGCTATCCCGAGTGGTCGGACAAGGTCGCCACCCCGGCGCTCCAGCAGTTCTTCAGCGGCGGCATAGGCCTCGACACGCTGCGCAAGAAGCTGGTGCGCGACGGCAACCGGGTCTTCGACCGCTACCGCACCTGA
- a CDS encoding carbohydrate ABC transporter permease: MSAAVPAPEQAAPQPASRPLPRPTRRDARRRAGRTGQYAALLCYLVFLAFPLLWLVSTAFKSPRELGSVNPTWLPRHPTLGNFRTALDEQPLLHAALNSLLVAGAAALVSVAVAVPAAYAMVRFKGAVSRAGTGWILVSQMFPLVLIIIPLFMVLKNLHLIDSRAGLVVVYVVWTLPFVLWMLQSYVKAVPVSLEEAAAIDGCSRLRTLRSVVLPLLTPGLVATLMFAFVTSWNEFFFALVLLKSPEKQTMSVILTHFTGAEGAADLGPLAAASVLATIPSLVFFALLQKRLVGGMLSGAVKG, translated from the coding sequence GTGAGCGCCGCCGTCCCCGCACCCGAACAGGCCGCCCCGCAGCCCGCCTCCCGCCCGCTGCCCCGGCCCACCCGCCGCGATGCGCGCCGCCGCGCGGGCAGGACCGGGCAGTACGCGGCGCTGCTGTGCTACCTGGTCTTCCTGGCCTTCCCGCTGCTGTGGCTGGTGTCCACCGCCTTCAAATCGCCCCGGGAACTGGGCTCGGTCAACCCGACCTGGCTGCCCAGGCATCCGACGCTGGGCAATTTCCGCACCGCGCTCGACGAGCAGCCGCTGCTGCACGCGGCGCTCAACAGCCTGCTGGTGGCGGGCGCAGCCGCGCTGGTCTCGGTGGCGGTCGCGGTGCCCGCCGCGTACGCGATGGTGCGCTTCAAGGGCGCGGTCAGCCGGGCCGGCACCGGGTGGATCCTGGTGAGCCAGATGTTCCCGCTGGTGCTGATCATCATCCCGTTGTTCATGGTGCTGAAAAATCTGCACCTGATCGACTCCCGGGCCGGCCTGGTCGTCGTTTACGTGGTGTGGACGCTGCCCTTCGTGCTGTGGATGCTGCAGAGCTACGTCAAAGCGGTGCCGGTGTCGCTGGAGGAGGCCGCGGCGATCGACGGCTGCAGCCGGCTGCGGACGCTGCGCAGCGTGGTCCTTCCGCTGCTGACACCCGGGCTGGTCGCGACGCTGATGTTCGCCTTCGTCACCTCCTGGAACGAGTTCTTCTTCGCCCTGGTCCTGCTCAAGTCGCCGGAGAAGCAGACGATGTCCGTGATCCTCACCCACTTCACCGGTGCCGAGGGCGCCGCGGACCTCGGCCCGCTGGCCGCCGCGTCGGTGCTCGCCACCATTCCCAGCCTGGTCTTCTTCGCGCTGCTGCAAAAGCGCCTGGTCGGCGGCATGCTGTCCGGGGCGGTGAAGGGCTGA
- a CDS encoding carbohydrate ABC transporter permease — protein MSAATATQPRPGAGTPPPRTTAARRRMLGLDRDAWFLLLPALIPVLVLSVGPLVYGMALAFTDAQSGVTRSTSFTGVRNFADLRLDSLFWDSFRIGLVWAVCVTAIQLLLALGLALLLNQNLRFRWLARTLALVPWAMPEVVVGIMWRLVYNPDAGILNNTLRHLHLTSGHTDWLSSLSLALPAVIVVGVWAGMPQTTVVLLAGLQNVPVELHEAAGIDGAGLWRRFTTVTWPTLKPVVLSITALNFIWNFNSFGLVFVLTSGGPGGKTRLPMLFAYEEAFRYGQFGYAAAMGLVMIAVIAVLLTVFLRNRLKEADQ, from the coding sequence ATGAGCGCCGCGACGGCCACCCAGCCGCGGCCCGGCGCCGGCACTCCCCCGCCGCGTACGACGGCCGCCCGCCGCCGGATGCTGGGCCTGGACCGGGACGCCTGGTTCCTGCTGCTGCCCGCGCTGATACCGGTGCTGGTGCTGAGCGTCGGACCGCTGGTGTACGGGATGGCGCTGGCCTTCACCGACGCCCAGTCCGGCGTCACGCGGTCCACGTCCTTCACCGGCGTGCGCAATTTCGCGGATCTGCGGCTCGACTCGCTGTTCTGGGACTCGTTCAGGATCGGCCTGGTCTGGGCGGTCTGCGTCACCGCGATCCAGCTGCTGCTGGCGCTCGGCCTGGCCCTGCTGCTCAACCAGAACCTGCGCTTCCGCTGGCTGGCGCGCACCCTGGCGCTGGTGCCGTGGGCGATGCCGGAGGTCGTGGTCGGCATCATGTGGCGGCTGGTCTACAACCCGGACGCGGGCATCCTCAACAACACGCTGCGCCACCTGCATCTGACGTCGGGCCACACCGACTGGCTGTCCAGCCTGTCGCTCGCGCTGCCCGCGGTCATCGTGGTCGGCGTATGGGCGGGCATGCCGCAGACCACGGTGGTGCTGCTGGCCGGCCTGCAGAACGTACCGGTGGAACTGCACGAGGCGGCCGGTATCGACGGGGCCGGGCTCTGGCGCCGCTTCACCACCGTGACGTGGCCGACCCTCAAACCGGTGGTGCTGTCCATCACCGCGCTGAACTTCATCTGGAATTTCAACTCCTTCGGCCTGGTCTTCGTGCTGACCAGCGGCGGCCCCGGCGGCAAGACCCGGCTGCCGATGCTCTTCGCCTACGAAGAGGCCTTCCGCTACGGGCAGTTCGGCTACGCGGCGGCCATGGGCCTGGTGATGATCGCGGTGATCGCCGTGCTGCTGACCGTCTTCCTGCGCAACCGTCTCAAGGAGGCCGACCAGTGA
- a CDS encoding LacI family DNA-binding transcriptional regulator, translating to MTTSGGPPTVETIAARAGVSIASVSRVLNGHGARPNTVRRVEQAAAELGYVPNGVARSLKGGRTRQLTFAMPDVGNPAYVSMVRQIQAVTKPLGYRLLLHSTDAVAEDELDVVRSLADRTSDGLILCPIRVTDAHLEVLARAALPVVVIGSLPDATAVDSVRADSVSGTALAVRHLMECGRRRIAFINGPADTVPGRNRRIGYETALREAGITPDPALTVTTDFGIEAGARAAHRLLDAHPGIDSVFCANDQLALGAAHAAHDRDLRIPDDLAVVGMDDSELARAGHPALTSVDLGSAERGRLAAEMLVARLEGGDHEVRCETVAPRLVVRESTTGTRAATGSRTAAGQARAGAGTVAVSAS from the coding sequence ATGACGACTTCGGGCGGACCACCGACCGTGGAGACCATCGCCGCGCGGGCGGGGGTGTCCATCGCCTCGGTCTCGCGCGTTCTCAATGGTCACGGGGCTCGTCCCAACACCGTCCGGCGAGTTGAGCAGGCCGCAGCCGAACTGGGCTACGTGCCCAACGGCGTGGCCAGGTCCCTCAAGGGCGGCCGTACCCGGCAACTGACGTTCGCCATGCCGGATGTGGGCAATCCGGCCTATGTCTCGATGGTCCGGCAGATACAGGCGGTCACCAAGCCGCTGGGCTACCGGCTGCTGCTGCACTCCACCGACGCGGTCGCCGAGGACGAGCTGGACGTGGTGCGCAGCCTCGCCGACCGTACGAGCGACGGGCTGATCCTGTGCCCGATACGGGTGACCGACGCCCACTTGGAGGTGCTGGCGCGCGCCGCCCTCCCTGTGGTCGTCATCGGGTCGCTGCCCGACGCGACCGCCGTGGACAGCGTGCGGGCCGACTCGGTGTCGGGCACCGCCCTGGCGGTACGGCATCTGATGGAGTGCGGCCGGCGGCGGATCGCGTTCATCAACGGCCCGGCCGACACCGTGCCGGGCCGCAACCGCAGGATCGGTTACGAGACGGCGCTGCGCGAGGCGGGCATCACCCCCGACCCCGCGCTCACCGTCACCACCGACTTCGGCATCGAGGCCGGGGCGCGGGCGGCCCACCGGCTGCTGGACGCGCATCCGGGCATCGACAGCGTCTTCTGCGCCAACGACCAGCTCGCGCTCGGCGCCGCCCATGCCGCGCACGACCGCGACCTGCGGATACCCGACGACCTCGCGGTGGTGGGGATGGACGACAGCGAGCTGGCCAGGGCGGGCCACCCGGCACTGACCAGCGTGGACCTCGGCTCCGCCGAACGCGGGCGGCTCGCCGCCGAGATGCTGGTGGCCCGCCTCGAGGGCGGCGACCACGAGGTGCGCTGCGAGACGGTCGCGCCCCGCCTGGTGGTCCGCGAGTCCACCACCGGCACGCGGGCCGCGACCGGCTCGCGTACCGCCGCGGGACAGGCTCGGGCCGGCGCCGGTACCGTGGCGGTGAGCGCGTCATGA
- a CDS encoding FUSC family protein — protein MDTPPPAPSGVRHRLRALPAWLRAKDPGLAATRRAARGAIVMPALFALCSKAVGSPVMASFAAFGAFSMLLLVDFTGPVVQRLRAHAALAVAWAVLICLGTAVSRVTWLGVATMVVVGFLVLFSGIVSSVLAGATTALLLGFILPVSLAAPLSALPDRLAGAGLATAASMLAVTLLWPRPSTDPLGAPAAAVCRAVAVRLRVDAALVLGPDAPSPADCLAAATGAADAGAGLRRAFDSTPYRPTGLSTGARALVRLVDELTWLTAIVAHSGTPQDAAHRRVTAPCLVKQAAAHTLDEAADLLEGRHTDPAPLGAAAEALRKALDDMERDATDRLPVQRASSDLGQDQDVTDFLGSLDVSFRAQELSFAVLQIAANVDLAAAAERRGWADRLLGREPGGLVPPLTAARERAAAHLDPRSVWLHNSVRGAVGLGLAVAITDVTSVQHSFWVVLGALSVLRSNALNTGQNAVRGLAGTVVGSIVGAGLLQLIGHNSVLLWFLLPLAVLVAGIAPAAISFAAGQAAFTVTLVILFNIGQVPDWRVGLFRVEDIALGCLVSIVVGLFFWPRGASAAVGEAMAEAYADSADYLAGAVDFAVGCCTAGPEPAAAPLEAGRQAAAAARRLDDAFRSYLSERGPKPVPLAEMTTLVTGVVGLRLAADAVLGMWQRAGDLHSDSERAAARSELLSSADRVSAWYHGLADGLGGRHPVPEPLPADRAAEGRLAAAVRRDLRDERGRATATAVRIIWTGDHVDAARRLQTSLATAARATTPRR, from the coding sequence ATGGACACCCCGCCTCCCGCTCCGAGCGGCGTCCGCCACCGGCTGCGGGCGCTGCCGGCCTGGCTGCGGGCCAAGGACCCGGGCCTGGCCGCCACCCGCAGGGCCGCCCGCGGCGCCATCGTGATGCCCGCGCTGTTCGCCCTGTGCAGCAAGGCCGTCGGCTCGCCCGTGATGGCGAGCTTCGCCGCCTTCGGCGCGTTCTCGATGCTGCTGCTGGTCGACTTCACCGGGCCTGTCGTGCAGCGGCTGCGCGCGCACGCCGCCCTCGCCGTGGCCTGGGCGGTGCTGATCTGCCTGGGCACCGCGGTCTCCCGGGTGACCTGGCTCGGCGTGGCGACCATGGTCGTGGTCGGCTTCCTGGTGCTCTTCTCCGGCATCGTCAGCTCCGTGCTGGCCGGCGCCACGACCGCGCTGCTGCTCGGCTTCATCCTGCCGGTGTCGCTGGCCGCACCGCTGTCCGCGCTGCCCGACCGGCTGGCCGGCGCGGGGCTCGCCACCGCCGCCTCGATGCTCGCCGTCACCCTGCTGTGGCCGCGCCCCTCCACCGACCCGCTCGGCGCACCCGCCGCCGCGGTCTGCCGCGCGGTCGCCGTACGGCTGCGTGTCGACGCCGCCCTGGTGCTCGGCCCCGACGCGCCCAGCCCCGCGGACTGCCTGGCCGCCGCCACCGGTGCCGCCGACGCCGGAGCCGGGCTGCGCCGTGCCTTCGACTCCACGCCCTACCGCCCCACCGGCCTGTCCACCGGTGCCCGCGCCCTGGTCCGGCTGGTCGACGAACTCACCTGGCTCACCGCGATCGTGGCGCACAGCGGCACACCGCAGGACGCCGCCCACCGCCGGGTGACAGCGCCCTGCCTGGTCAAACAGGCCGCCGCGCACACCCTCGACGAGGCCGCGGACCTGCTGGAGGGCCGGCACACCGACCCCGCGCCGCTGGGGGCCGCCGCCGAGGCGCTGCGCAAGGCCCTGGACGACATGGAGCGCGACGCCACCGACCGGCTGCCGGTGCAGCGCGCCTCGTCCGACCTCGGCCAGGACCAGGACGTCACCGACTTCCTCGGCTCCCTCGACGTGTCCTTCCGCGCGCAGGAGCTGAGCTTCGCCGTCCTGCAGATCGCCGCCAACGTCGACCTCGCCGCCGCCGCGGAAAGGCGCGGCTGGGCCGACCGGCTGCTCGGCCGCGAACCCGGCGGCCTCGTACCGCCGCTCACCGCCGCCCGCGAGCGCGCCGCCGCGCACCTCGACCCGCGCTCGGTGTGGCTGCACAACAGCGTGCGCGGCGCGGTGGGGCTCGGCCTCGCCGTGGCCATCACCGACGTGACCAGCGTCCAGCACTCCTTCTGGGTGGTGCTCGGCGCCCTGTCCGTGCTGCGCTCCAACGCCCTGAACACCGGCCAGAACGCGGTACGCGGGCTGGCAGGCACGGTCGTCGGCTCCATCGTGGGAGCCGGGCTGCTGCAACTCATCGGCCACAACTCCGTCCTGCTGTGGTTCCTGCTGCCGCTCGCCGTGCTGGTCGCCGGCATCGCGCCCGCCGCGATCTCCTTCGCCGCGGGCCAGGCCGCCTTCACCGTGACCCTGGTGATCCTCTTCAACATCGGCCAGGTTCCCGACTGGCGGGTCGGCCTCTTCCGGGTCGAGGACATCGCGCTCGGCTGCCTGGTCAGCATCGTGGTCGGACTGTTCTTCTGGCCGCGCGGCGCCTCGGCGGCCGTCGGTGAGGCGATGGCGGAGGCGTACGCCGACAGCGCGGACTATCTGGCGGGAGCCGTGGACTTCGCGGTGGGCTGCTGCACCGCGGGCCCGGAACCGGCCGCGGCGCCGCTGGAGGCCGGGCGGCAGGCCGCCGCGGCGGCCCGGCGGCTCGACGACGCCTTCCGCAGCTACCTGTCCGAGCGCGGACCCAAGCCGGTGCCGCTCGCGGAGATGACCACGCTGGTCACGGGCGTGGTCGGCCTGCGGCTCGCCGCCGACGCGGTGCTCGGCATGTGGCAGCGCGCCGGCGACCTGCACAGCGATTCCGAGCGGGCCGCGGCGCGCTCGGAACTGCTCTCCAGCGCCGACCGGGTCTCGGCCTGGTACCACGGCCTCGCGGACGGCCTCGGCGGCCGTCACCCCGTGCCCGAGCCCCTCCCGGCCGACCGCGCGGCCGAGGGCCGCCTGGCCGCTGCCGTACGCCGCGACCTGCGCGACGAGCGGGGCCGCGCCACCGCGACGGCGGTCCGCATCATCTGGACCGGCGACCACGTCGACGCGGCCCGCCGCCTCCAGACCTCCCTGGCCACCGCCGCCCGGGCCACCACGCCCCGCCGGTGA
- a CDS encoding DUF6381 family protein, with the protein MTSTEASHRHVQQLRDEAHRLATDADRAGDADERTRLQREARQLESDSDQESMMAAGDIYPAQ; encoded by the coding sequence ATGACATCGACAGAAGCGTCGCACCGCCACGTGCAGCAGCTCCGCGACGAGGCGCACAGGCTCGCGACCGACGCCGACCGCGCCGGCGACGCCGACGAGCGCACCCGGCTCCAGCGGGAAGCGCGGCAATTGGAGTCGGACAGCGACCAGGAAAGCATGATGGCGGCCGGGGACATCTATCCTGCGCAATGA
- a CDS encoding alpha-hydroxy-acid oxidizing protein → MSDEQRPHLSTAFGNYQNDIYLRALGGVLPDLPMTFSELEARAAAAMPPSLLSYVAGGAGDEATQRANVEAFARWGVYPRMFVGARERDLSVELFGTTWPAPLFMAPVGVIGLCAQDGHGDLATARAAARTGVPMVASILSVDPMEDVAPELGGTPGFFQLYTPTDRDLAESLIHRAERAGYTAIVVALDTWVTGWRPRDLATGNFPQLRGHCLANYFTDPVFHRLLGKHPQDDPQGAVLLWTQLFGNALTWDDLTWLRSVTTLPLIVKGICHPDDARRAKDGGVDGIYCSNHGGRQANGGLPALTVLPDVVAAADGLPVLFDSGVRSGADLVKALALGATAVGIGRPYAYGCALGGTDGIVHVLRSVLAEADLIMAVDGYPSLADLTPDSLRPLP, encoded by the coding sequence ATGAGCGACGAGCAACGACCGCACCTGTCCACGGCGTTCGGGAACTACCAGAACGACATCTATCTCCGCGCCCTCGGCGGTGTACTGCCGGACCTGCCGATGACGTTCAGCGAGCTGGAGGCCCGCGCAGCCGCGGCGATGCCACCGTCGCTGCTGTCGTACGTCGCGGGCGGCGCGGGGGACGAGGCCACACAGCGGGCGAACGTCGAGGCGTTCGCCCGCTGGGGCGTCTACCCGCGGATGTTCGTCGGGGCCCGGGAGCGGGACCTGTCCGTCGAGCTGTTCGGCACGACCTGGCCCGCGCCGCTGTTCATGGCGCCGGTCGGGGTGATCGGCCTGTGCGCGCAGGACGGGCACGGCGACCTCGCCACCGCACGGGCCGCGGCCAGGACCGGCGTGCCGATGGTCGCCTCGATTCTGAGCGTCGACCCGATGGAGGATGTCGCGCCGGAGCTGGGCGGCACCCCCGGTTTCTTCCAGCTCTACACGCCCACCGACCGCGACCTGGCGGAAAGCCTGATCCACCGGGCGGAGCGCGCGGGCTACACGGCGATCGTGGTCGCCCTCGACACCTGGGTCACCGGCTGGCGCCCGCGCGACCTGGCGACCGGTAATTTCCCCCAGCTGCGCGGCCACTGCCTGGCCAACTACTTCACCGACCCGGTCTTCCACCGACTGCTCGGCAAGCACCCGCAGGACGACCCGCAAGGGGCCGTACTGCTCTGGACCCAGCTCTTCGGCAACGCCCTGACCTGGGACGACCTCACCTGGCTGCGGTCGGTGACGACACTGCCGCTGATCGTGAAGGGCATCTGCCACCCGGACGACGCGCGCCGCGCCAAGGACGGCGGCGTCGACGGCATCTACTGCTCCAACCACGGGGGCCGCCAGGCCAACGGCGGACTGCCCGCACTGACCGTGCTCCCCGACGTCGTCGCCGCGGCCGACGGGCTGCCGGTCCTGTTCGACTCCGGCGTGCGGTCGGGCGCGGACCTGGTCAAGGCGCTGGCGCTGGGGGCGACGGCGGTCGGCATCGGCCGTCCGTACGCGTACGGCTGCGCGCTGGGCGGCACCGACGGCATCGTCCACGTACTGAGGTCGGTGCTCGCCGAAGCCGACCTGATCATGGCCGTCGACGGTTACCCGAGCCTGGCCGACCTCACCCCGGACAGCCTGCGACCGCTGCCCTGA
- a CDS encoding YunG family protein has protein sequence MTTWNLLDLDRALRASWAADTCSPDDQDEWRPENPAWGHCDISALLVHDLFGGDLMLGEVQLAGEQHGFHWWNALPSGIQLDVTLEQFRRGQRVTAARVVARPPGPLPRRWDDYLLLRERVARHLGPLPDPGAMARPAEDGAGQLPTPR, from the coding sequence ATGACCACCTGGAATCTGCTGGACCTCGACAGGGCGCTGCGCGCGTCATGGGCCGCCGACACCTGTTCGCCCGACGACCAGGACGAGTGGCGGCCGGAAAATCCCGCCTGGGGCCACTGCGACATCAGCGCCCTGCTGGTCCACGACCTCTTCGGCGGCGACCTCATGCTCGGCGAGGTCCAACTGGCCGGTGAACAGCACGGCTTCCACTGGTGGAATGCGCTGCCGAGCGGCATACAGCTCGATGTGACGCTCGAACAGTTCCGGCGCGGCCAGCGCGTCACCGCCGCCCGGGTCGTCGCCCGCCCGCCGGGACCGCTGCCGCGCCGCTGGGACGACTATCTGCTGCTGCGCGAGCGCGTCGCCCGGCACCTCGGCCCACTGCCCGACCCGGGCGCCATGGCGCGCCCCGCGGAAGACGGCGCCGGACAGCTGCCGACACCCCGCTGA
- a CDS encoding Lrp/AsnC family transcriptional regulator, with amino-acid sequence MSNERELDQTDRDILFHLQQDGRLTNVELARRVGLTPPPCLRRVKRLEEAGVITGYRARISPEAAGLGLEVIVSIEVSVSDLKTLEGLETTIAAYEEVVEFRRLFGTPDYHLRVLVADYAAYEAFQTGKIIGIPGVARVISQPTMKKIKVTD; translated from the coding sequence ATGAGCAATGAACGCGAACTCGATCAGACGGATCGCGACATCTTGTTCCATCTCCAGCAGGACGGGCGGCTGACCAATGTCGAGCTGGCGCGCCGGGTCGGCCTGACGCCGCCGCCGTGTCTGCGGCGGGTCAAACGGCTGGAAGAGGCCGGGGTGATCACCGGCTACCGGGCCCGTATCAGCCCCGAGGCCGCGGGGCTCGGCCTTGAGGTGATCGTCTCGATCGAGGTCTCGGTGAGCGACCTCAAAACGCTGGAAGGGCTGGAGACGACCATCGCCGCGTACGAGGAAGTCGTCGAATTCCGCCGGCTGTTCGGCACCCCCGACTACCACCTGCGGGTCCTGGTCGCCGACTACGCGGCGTACGAGGCCTTCCAGACCGGGAAGATCATCGGCATTCCGGGCGTCGCGCGGGTGATCTCGCAGCCGACGATGAAGAAGATCAAGGTCACCGACTGA
- a CDS encoding rhamnulokinase, whose translation MTSTAPPVSAGPSAFAAVDLGATSGRVIVGRVGRGGLDLTEVHRFPNTPLRLPTGLHWNLPGLFQGVIDGLREAAKAGPVASIGIDTWAVDYGLLDADGALLGLPHHYRDDRTRGLAERVRDQVGARRLYGVTGLQHLPFNTVFQLAAARGSAQLAAARTLLLVPDLLTYWLTGSVGAEITNASATGLLDARTGTWSLDIAAATGLDPALLPPLREPGTRAGTLLPYVAAATGLPAGTPVVAVASHDTASAVAAVPATGPGAAYISCGTWSLAGLELDAPVLTEESRAANFTNERGIDGTVRYLRNIMGMWLLEECRRVWAARGRPADLASLLAAAARTEPLAALIDPDAPEFLAPDDMPAAIAGHSFHAGPHPPAEPGAVVRCVLESLALAHRRVLRRAAELADRDITRVHLVGGGSRNELLCQLTADATGLPVVAGPTEATAVGNVLVQARAHGLVGDLAQTRQLVADTQQLRHYRPQGDSRAWDAAEARLTSGSRRPLAPGTGR comes from the coding sequence GTGACCTCGACCGCACCGCCCGTCTCCGCCGGCCCGTCCGCCTTCGCCGCGGTGGACCTCGGCGCGACGAGCGGCCGGGTGATCGTCGGCCGGGTGGGGCGGGGCGGCCTGGACCTCACCGAGGTCCACCGCTTCCCCAACACCCCGCTCCGGCTGCCCACCGGGCTGCACTGGAATCTGCCCGGCCTCTTCCAGGGCGTGATCGACGGGCTGCGCGAAGCCGCGAAGGCCGGCCCGGTGGCGTCGATCGGCATCGACACCTGGGCGGTGGACTACGGACTGCTCGACGCGGACGGCGCGCTGCTCGGCCTGCCCCACCACTACCGCGACGACCGCACCCGCGGCCTGGCCGAGCGGGTACGCGACCAGGTCGGTGCGCGGCGGCTCTACGGCGTCACCGGCTTGCAGCACCTGCCGTTCAACACCGTCTTCCAACTGGCCGCGGCGCGCGGATCGGCCCAACTCGCCGCCGCCCGGACCCTGTTGCTCGTCCCCGACCTGCTGACGTACTGGCTGACCGGCTCGGTCGGCGCGGAGATCACCAACGCGTCGGCCACCGGGCTGCTCGACGCGCGTACCGGCACCTGGTCGCTGGACATCGCGGCGGCCACCGGGCTCGACCCGGCCCTGCTGCCGCCGCTGCGGGAACCCGGTACGCGGGCCGGCACGCTGCTGCCGTACGTCGCCGCCGCCACGGGCCTGCCCGCCGGTACGCCCGTCGTCGCCGTCGCCTCCCACGACACCGCGTCGGCCGTGGCCGCCGTGCCCGCGACCGGCCCGGGGGCCGCGTACATCTCGTGCGGTACGTGGTCGCTGGCCGGGCTGGAGCTGGACGCGCCGGTCCTCACCGAGGAGTCGCGGGCGGCCAACTTCACCAACGAGCGCGGGATCGACGGCACCGTCCGCTACCTGCGCAACATCATGGGCATGTGGCTGCTTGAGGAGTGCCGGCGCGTCTGGGCCGCCCGGGGCCGGCCGGCCGACCTGGCCTCGCTGCTGGCAGCCGCCGCGCGGACGGAACCGCTCGCGGCACTGATCGACCCGGACGCACCGGAGTTCCTCGCCCCCGACGACATGCCCGCCGCCATCGCCGGGCATTCCTTCCACGCCGGCCCTCACCCGCCGGCCGAGCCCGGCGCGGTGGTCCGCTGCGTACTGGAGAGCCTGGCCTTGGCGCACCGCCGGGTCTTGCGCCGGGCCGCGGAACTCGCCGACCGGGACATCACCCGCGTCCACCTCGTCGGTGGCGGCAGCCGCAACGAACTGCTCTGCCAACTGACCGCCGACGCCACCGGGTTGCCGGTCGTCGCCGGCCCGACCGAGGCCACCGCCGTCGGCAACGTCCTGGTGCAGGCCCGCGCCCACGGCCTGGTCGGCGACCTCGCGCAGACGCGGCAACTCGTCGCCGACACGCAGCAGTTGCGCCACTACCGACCGCAGGGCGACAGCCGGGCGTGGGATGCCGCCGAGGCCCGGCTCACCTCCGGGTCCCGCCGCCCGCTCGCCCCGGGGACCGGCCGGTGA